In Mesorhizobium sp., one DNA window encodes the following:
- a CDS encoding sugar ABC transporter ATP-binding protein — protein MTVVASQSQPLLAAVGLSKTFPGTRALDGVDFDLRAGEVHALLGENGAGKSTLIKCLTGAYRRDGGDILLDGQSIDPRDTQEAQRLGIGTVYQEVNLLPNLTVADNLLLGRQPRRFGLVSRRETNRAAREMLSRYGLTIDVSRSLDTYSVAIQQIVAIARAVSLSGKVLILDEPTASLDRDEVRMLFDVVRSLRAEGLGIVFISHFLDQVFEISDRITVLRNGRLVGVRDAATLDRTQLINMMLGRELSEETRDRGRGGFDYAALPRISFKGTGRAGVIAPFDLAIHRGEVVGMAGLLGSGRTETAELMFAAAPRDGGTVSKDGKPIKLASPRDAIAAGFGFSPEDRKTSGIIGDMSVRENIVLALQARQGWMRPVPLRRQREMADDYIRRLDIRTPDAEKPIGQLSGGNQQKALLARWLATNPEFLILDEPTRGIDVGAHAEIIRMIENLCESGMSLLVISSELDELVTYSHRVVVVRDRVHVAELIGEEIATDSIVAAIAKPSPIQEAGT, from the coding sequence TTCCCGGCACGCGGGCGCTCGACGGCGTCGATTTCGACCTGCGGGCCGGCGAGGTGCATGCGTTGCTCGGCGAGAACGGCGCCGGCAAATCCACCCTCATCAAATGCCTGACCGGCGCCTACCGCCGCGACGGCGGCGATATCCTGCTCGATGGCCAGTCGATCGATCCGCGCGACACGCAGGAGGCGCAGCGGCTCGGCATTGGCACCGTCTACCAGGAGGTCAACCTCCTGCCCAACCTCACCGTCGCCGACAATCTGCTGCTCGGTCGCCAGCCGCGGCGCTTCGGCCTCGTCTCGCGCCGCGAGACCAACCGGGCGGCGCGCGAGATGCTGTCGCGCTACGGGCTCACCATCGACGTGTCGCGTTCGCTCGACACCTATTCCGTCGCCATCCAGCAGATCGTCGCCATCGCCCGCGCCGTCTCGCTGTCGGGCAAGGTGCTGATCCTCGACGAGCCGACGGCGAGCCTCGACCGCGACGAGGTACGCATGCTCTTCGACGTCGTCCGCTCGCTACGCGCCGAAGGCCTCGGCATCGTCTTCATCTCGCACTTCCTCGACCAGGTCTTCGAGATCTCCGACCGCATCACCGTGCTGCGCAACGGCAGGCTCGTCGGCGTGCGCGACGCGGCGACGCTCGATCGGACCCAACTCATCAACATGATGCTCGGCCGCGAACTGTCGGAGGAAACCCGAGACCGCGGCCGCGGCGGCTTCGACTACGCCGCGCTGCCGCGCATCTCCTTCAAGGGCACCGGCCGGGCCGGTGTGATCGCGCCCTTCGACCTCGCCATCCATCGCGGCGAGGTGGTCGGCATGGCCGGCCTGCTCGGCTCCGGGCGCACTGAGACCGCGGAGCTGATGTTCGCAGCCGCACCCCGCGACGGCGGCACGGTCAGCAAGGACGGCAAGCCGATAAAACTCGCCTCCCCGCGCGACGCGATCGCCGCCGGCTTCGGCTTCTCGCCGGAGGACCGCAAGACCAGCGGCATCATCGGCGACATGAGCGTGCGCGAGAACATCGTCTTGGCGCTGCAGGCCCGCCAGGGCTGGATGCGGCCAGTGCCGCTTCGCCGCCAGCGCGAGATGGCGGACGACTATATCCGCCGGCTCGACATCCGCACGCCGGACGCCGAGAAGCCGATCGGCCAGCTGTCGGGCGGCAACCAGCAGAAGGCGCTGCTCGCCCGCTGGCTCGCCACCAATCCGGAGTTCCTGATCCTCGACGAGCCGACGCGCGGCATCGACGTCGGCGCCCATGCCGAGATCATCCGCATGATCGAGAACCTGTGCGAGAGCGGCATGTCGCTGCTCGTCATCTCCTCCGAGCTCGATGAACTCGTCACCTACAGCCACCGGGTCGTCGTCGTGCGGGACCGGGTGCACGTCGCCGAACTGATCGGCGAGGAGATCGCCACCGACAGCATCGTCGCGGCAATCGCCAAACCCTCGCCCATCCAGGAGGCCGGCACATGA